The following coding sequences lie in one Metallumcola ferriviriculae genomic window:
- the ilvN gene encoding acetolactate synthase small subunit, with translation MKHTLAVLVENRPGVLTRIAGLFARRGYNIESLAVGHTEDPEISRITIVVDGDDRVIEQVTKQLHKLVEVIKLSDITQDQFVDRELVLVKVNADPNTRAEIMQIVDIFRARIVDIGRDSLIIEATGDSGKISAIETSLRPFGLREVVRTGKIAMVRGAKFKNGQG, from the coding sequence GTGAAACACACGTTGGCTGTACTGGTAGAGAACAGACCCGGTGTTTTGACCAGAATTGCCGGTTTATTTGCCCGCAGGGGCTATAACATTGAAAGTTTGGCCGTTGGTCATACTGAAGATCCGGAAATATCCCGTATAACAATTGTAGTAGACGGCGATGACCGAGTGATTGAGCAGGTGACCAAACAACTGCATAAGCTGGTTGAGGTTATTAAACTCAGTGACATTACCCAGGATCAGTTTGTAGATCGGGAGTTAGTGCTGGTTAAGGTAAACGCTGACCCCAATACCCGAGCGGAAATCATGCAGATAGTTGATATATTTAGGGCACGGATTGTGGATATTGGCCGGGATTCATTAATTATTGAAGCAACAGGGGATTCTGGTAAAATCAGTGCTATTGAGACTTCCTTAAGACCTTTTGGTCTTCGCGAAGTAGTACGTACCGGTAAGATTGCCATGGTACGTGGAGCCAAATTTAAAAATGGCCAAGGATAA
- the ilvB gene encoding biosynthetic-type acetolactate synthase large subunit, whose protein sequence is MRTLNGAQIVVESLKAEGVEVIFGYPGGAVLSLYDALYGEEEIKHILTRHEQGAVHAADGYARATGKCGVVFATSGPGATNLVTGIANAYMDSVPLVAITGQVASGLIGKDSFQEADITGITQPITKYSYLVKDVKDLARIMREAFHIATTGRPGPVVVDLPKDIAAAETEFIYPPEVNLPGYKYIYNGITANLTQAVKAVNQAERPVIYAGGGIIAAGAHEELIAFAEKINAPVTTTLMGKGAFPDVHPLALGMPGMHGTAYANYAITDSDLVIGLGVRFDDRVTGRLDMFAPNATIIHVDIDPAEISKNIRADIPLVGNVREVLADLLKEVEPRQHQAWLDKVEQWRRNHPLNYDQDNEVIKPQYVVEQICDITRGEAFIATEVGQNQMWAAQFYQCKYPRRFISSGGLGTMGFGLPAAIGVQLAHPDSVVFNIAGDGSIQMNSQEFATAVQYGLPIKVAILNNHYLGMVRQWQELFYDRRYSYTHMEGGPDFVKLAEAYGAQGMRVERPEDVRPALERAMAAPGTFVIEFIVDEEENVFPMVPAGGAINKMLGGGKR, encoded by the coding sequence GTGAGAACTTTAAATGGAGCACAAATTGTTGTTGAATCATTAAAAGCCGAGGGAGTAGAAGTAATCTTCGGCTACCCCGGCGGTGCAGTTTTATCTTTATATGATGCATTATACGGAGAAGAAGAAATCAAACACATCCTAACCCGTCATGAGCAGGGCGCAGTGCATGCAGCAGATGGTTACGCCCGGGCTACAGGGAAATGCGGCGTGGTCTTTGCGACATCGGGACCTGGTGCAACCAATTTAGTTACCGGTATTGCCAATGCCTATATGGACTCTGTACCATTGGTGGCCATTACCGGGCAGGTAGCCAGCGGCTTAATCGGCAAGGACTCCTTTCAGGAGGCGGATATTACCGGTATTACCCAGCCGATTACCAAATACAGTTACCTGGTAAAGGATGTAAAGGATTTGGCTAGGATAATGCGGGAAGCTTTTCATATTGCCACTACCGGTAGGCCTGGTCCTGTGGTAGTTGACCTGCCTAAGGATATTGCTGCCGCGGAGACCGAGTTTATTTATCCGCCGGAGGTAAACCTTCCCGGATATAAATATATTTATAATGGAATTACAGCTAACTTAACTCAGGCAGTAAAGGCTGTTAATCAGGCGGAAAGGCCGGTAATTTATGCCGGAGGCGGTATCATTGCTGCCGGTGCTCATGAGGAACTGATTGCATTTGCAGAGAAGATAAATGCACCGGTTACTACTACATTAATGGGCAAGGGTGCGTTCCCTGATGTACACCCGTTGGCATTGGGTATGCCCGGCATGCATGGGACAGCGTATGCCAACTACGCCATTACCGATAGTGACCTGGTAATTGGCTTAGGAGTTCGTTTTGATGATAGAGTAACCGGGCGTCTTGATATGTTTGCTCCCAACGCTACCATCATTCATGTGGACATTGATCCCGCGGAAATTAGTAAAAACATCCGGGCTGATATTCCATTAGTAGGCAATGTCCGAGAAGTTCTCGCGGATTTGCTCAAAGAAGTGGAACCGCGGCAGCACCAAGCATGGTTAGACAAAGTTGAACAGTGGCGGCGGAATCATCCTTTGAATTATGATCAGGACAATGAAGTGATAAAACCTCAATATGTGGTAGAACAAATTTGCGATATTACCCGTGGGGAAGCGTTTATAGCGACGGAAGTGGGCCAAAACCAAATGTGGGCGGCGCAATTTTATCAGTGCAAGTATCCACGGAGATTTATCTCTTCTGGTGGTTTGGGGACCATGGGTTTTGGGCTTCCCGCCGCCATAGGAGTTCAATTAGCCCATCCGGATTCAGTAGTCTTTAACATTGCCGGGGACGGCAGCATCCAGATGAATTCTCAGGAGTTTGCCACTGCAGTACAATACGGATTGCCAATAAAGGTGGCTATCCTGAATAATCACTATTTAGGAATGGTACGACAATGGCAGGAACTATTTTATGACCGGAGGTATTCTTATACCCACATGGAAGGCGGACCGGACTTTGTTAAATTGGCAGAGGCCTATGGCGCCCAAGGAATGCGGGTAGAGCGCCCCGAAGATGTAAGACCGGCGCTGGAGCGTGCCATGGCTGCTCCCGGTACCTTCGTAATTGAGTTTATCGTAGATGAAGAAGAAAATGTTTTCCCCATGGTGCCCGCAGGGGGCGCGATCAATAAGATGCTGGGGGGTGGCAAAAGGTGA
- the ilvB gene encoding biosynthetic-type acetolactate synthase large subunit has protein sequence MGTTGAQRLIKCLQDENVTTIYGYPGGAVLPIYDALLDSDIKHVLVRNEQAAVHMANGYARVTGNPGVCMATSGPGATNLVTGIATAYMDSVPVVIITGQVATSMVGTDAFQEVDITGITMPITKHNYLVKKADELPKVMKEAFHIARTGRPGPVLIDIPKDVAAALCSAKPLEQLDMRGYKPNYQGHPQQINRALALIKQAKRPVIYVGGGVINSGSTEELLELARRAHIPVTTTLMGLGSFPEDSELSLGMLGLHGTPVANYAVTEADLLIGLGVRFDDRVTSAVEKFAPKAKIIHLDIDPAEIGKNVSVDVPIVGDLRLVLTGMLEKLEEKKHPEWLERIKELRREHPLQYGNDSKLRPQYVMQKLGEITNNRAIVTTDVGQHQMWAAQFYRFARPRSFLTSGGLGTMGYGFPAAIGAQMADPDALVISVTGDGSFQMSMAELATAREQNLPIKVLLFNNSSLGLVRQLQHFYCDRRYTAVDFTGNPDFVNLARCYDAVGLKIETKDQVEPILTEAVNNGRLTIIEVIVDQRELVLPMVPNARGLDEMVQFPFGEEDDCE, from the coding sequence ATTGGGACTACAGGAGCACAAAGACTAATTAAATGCCTTCAGGATGAGAATGTTACTACTATTTATGGTTACCCTGGCGGGGCAGTGCTGCCTATATACGATGCCTTATTGGATTCAGACATCAAGCATGTTTTGGTGCGAAACGAGCAGGCAGCAGTACACATGGCTAACGGTTATGCCCGTGTGACCGGTAACCCCGGGGTTTGTATGGCCACTTCAGGGCCGGGAGCGACTAATCTAGTGACAGGGATTGCCACAGCATATATGGATTCAGTGCCGGTGGTGATTATCACCGGGCAGGTGGCTACCAGCATGGTTGGTACCGATGCGTTTCAGGAAGTGGATATTACCGGGATAACCATGCCCATTACCAAACACAATTATCTGGTAAAAAAGGCAGATGAATTGCCTAAGGTAATGAAAGAAGCATTCCATATTGCCCGTACCGGCCGCCCCGGACCGGTTCTGATAGACATCCCAAAGGATGTAGCTGCAGCACTTTGTTCTGCAAAACCATTGGAGCAATTAGACATGAGAGGATATAAGCCCAATTATCAAGGACACCCTCAGCAGATAAACCGTGCCTTAGCCTTGATCAAACAGGCGAAGAGGCCGGTAATTTATGTGGGCGGCGGGGTGATAAACTCCGGTTCCACTGAAGAATTATTGGAGTTGGCCCGCCGAGCGCACATCCCCGTGACTACCACATTGATGGGGTTGGGCAGCTTTCCCGAGGACAGTGAACTGTCATTGGGCATGTTGGGTCTGCACGGTACTCCTGTAGCCAACTACGCGGTAACGGAAGCAGATCTGCTTATTGGTCTTGGTGTACGCTTTGACGACCGAGTTACTAGTGCGGTGGAAAAGTTTGCCCCGAAGGCAAAGATTATTCACCTGGATATTGACCCGGCGGAAATCGGTAAGAATGTGTCAGTGGACGTGCCAATTGTTGGGGACCTTCGTCTGGTTCTTACTGGGATGCTGGAAAAATTAGAGGAGAAGAAACACCCGGAATGGTTGGAGAGAATTAAGGAATTGCGCCGGGAGCATCCGCTTCAATACGGCAATGACAGTAAGCTTCGTCCTCAATACGTAATGCAAAAATTAGGCGAAATCACAAATAATCGGGCAATAGTTACCACCGATGTAGGTCAACATCAAATGTGGGCGGCACAGTTTTATCGTTTTGCCCGACCGCGGTCTTTCTTGACATCCGGTGGTTTGGGAACTATGGGCTATGGTTTTCCTGCGGCCATTGGGGCACAGATGGCCGACCCTGACGCTTTGGTAATTTCAGTAACCGGGGACGGCAGTTTTCAGATGAGTATGGCGGAATTGGCTACAGCGCGGGAACAAAACCTACCCATCAAGGTTTTGCTGTTTAATAACAGCAGTTTGGGATTGGTGCGTCAGCTGCAGCATTTCTACTGTGACCGGCGCTATACCGCGGTTGATTTTACCGGCAACCCTGACTTTGTCAACCTGGCCCGGTGCTACGATGCTGTGGGCTTAAAGATAGAAACGAAGGACCAGGTGGAACCGATTCTCACCGAGGCGGTAAATAACGGCCGCCTGACCATCATTGAGGTGATCGTTGATCAGCGAGAGCTGGTATTACCCATGGTACCTAATGCCAGGGGACTGGATGAAATGGTACAGTTTCCATTCGGGGAGGAGGATGATTGTGAGTAA
- a CDS encoding 2-isopropylmalate synthase has protein sequence MSKRVYIFDTTLRDGEQSPGVSLNINEKLEIATQLARLGVDIIEAGFPIASEGDFQAVRTIAENVEGPTIAALARIDPQDIDRAWEAVKVAKKPRIHTFIATSDIHMKYKLQLPRETVLELAVKGVKHARQYTDDVEFSPEDASRSDLDFLCQVVEAAIDAGATTVNIPDTVGYATPEEFGQFIAAIRRKVSNIDRTILSVHCHNDLGLAVANSLAAIANGAQQVECAVNGIGERAGNTALEEMVMALYTRKDFYDYHTEINTKEIYRTSKQVSSLTGMSIQSNKAIVGRNAFAHESGIHQDGVLKERTTYEIMNPEMIGLVQNNIVLGKHSGRHAFRQRLEELGFEVDKTELDKAFTRFKSMADRKKEISDKDIEAIVEAEIRRIPEKFQLEHMHISSGNRIVPTATVGITDGETLIEEAACGEGPVDAVFKAIDKVTNIKVSLMYYNLSAVTGGKDAIGEVTAKLKYADQVYIGRGISTDIIEASAKAYINALNKLVFEVGEDDLQRIV, from the coding sequence GTGAGTAAGCGAGTTTATATCTTTGATACTACCCTGCGAGATGGAGAGCAATCTCCCGGTGTTAGTTTAAATATTAACGAAAAGCTGGAGATTGCTACGCAACTGGCCAGATTAGGTGTGGATATAATTGAAGCGGGTTTTCCTATCGCTTCAGAGGGCGATTTTCAGGCGGTGCGAACTATCGCTGAAAATGTGGAGGGTCCTACAATCGCGGCCCTGGCCCGTATTGACCCCCAGGATATCGACCGGGCTTGGGAAGCTGTGAAAGTCGCAAAAAAACCCCGTATTCATACCTTTATTGCTACTTCAGATATTCACATGAAGTATAAGCTTCAGCTGCCTCGGGAAACAGTATTAGAGCTGGCGGTAAAAGGGGTCAAACACGCCAGACAGTATACCGACGATGTGGAGTTTTCTCCGGAAGATGCTTCACGCAGCGACTTGGACTTTCTCTGCCAAGTGGTTGAGGCAGCGATTGATGCCGGTGCCACTACGGTTAACATCCCTGACACTGTAGGATATGCCACTCCGGAAGAGTTCGGGCAATTTATTGCGGCAATAAGACGTAAAGTTTCCAACATTGATCGTACTATTTTAAGTGTGCACTGCCATAATGACCTAGGTCTCGCGGTGGCAAATTCCCTGGCGGCCATTGCCAATGGCGCCCAGCAGGTAGAATGTGCGGTAAACGGAATCGGTGAAAGGGCCGGTAATACCGCTTTAGAAGAAATGGTGATGGCCCTTTACACCCGTAAGGACTTCTATGACTATCATACGGAAATTAATACTAAGGAAATTTATCGTACAAGTAAGCAGGTAAGCAGCTTGACAGGGATGAGCATTCAATCAAATAAGGCAATTGTCGGCCGCAATGCATTTGCTCATGAGTCCGGCATTCATCAAGACGGAGTATTAAAAGAACGTACCACTTACGAGATTATGAACCCGGAAATGATTGGTCTGGTGCAGAATAACATCGTCTTAGGCAAACATTCAGGACGTCATGCTTTCCGGCAGCGGCTGGAAGAATTAGGTTTTGAAGTGGATAAGACAGAGCTGGATAAAGCTTTTACCCGGTTTAAGAGTATGGCAGATAGAAAAAAGGAAATTAGCGACAAGGATATAGAGGCCATTGTGGAGGCGGAAATTCGCCGTATTCCGGAGAAATTTCAACTGGAACATATGCACATATCCTCGGGCAACCGTATTGTTCCCACAGCTACAGTGGGTATCACAGATGGTGAAACATTGATAGAAGAAGCAGCATGTGGTGAAGGACCGGTGGATGCGGTATTTAAAGCCATTGACAAGGTGACCAACATTAAAGTTTCCTTGATGTATTATAATTTAAGTGCGGTTACCGGCGGTAAGGATGCCATCGGTGAAGTGACTGCTAAGCTGAAATACGCTGACCAAGTTTACATCGGTCGGGGCATTAGTACTGATATCATTGAAGCCAGTGCCAAGGCCTATATCAATGCGTTAAACAAATTAGTCTTTGAAGTAGGCGAAGATGACCTACAACGGATCGTATAA